In Streptomyces sp. NBC_01707, a genomic segment contains:
- a CDS encoding ATP-binding protein encodes MAAQDVALDTVSVPEGARPSWFARQLALWSQATEPLRPLSAPRARATAQDASWPLTPELTSVGRARRLAIEQVGEWRLDELADTVELLVSELVTNALCHTRGPVRMNLQVRGARLRCEVEDTNSDGPVRRSVCADAEGGRGMEILDLLAEAWGSSRTATGKTLWFELSVPVTAQTCPPGDL; translated from the coding sequence ATGGCTGCCCAGGACGTCGCGCTCGACACGGTGAGTGTCCCCGAGGGCGCCCGGCCTTCGTGGTTCGCCCGACAGCTGGCCCTGTGGTCGCAGGCCACGGAGCCCCTGCGGCCGCTGAGCGCTCCCCGCGCCCGGGCCACCGCCCAGGACGCCTCCTGGCCTCTGACGCCGGAGCTGACCTCGGTCGGCCGAGCCCGCCGACTGGCGATCGAGCAAGTCGGAGAGTGGAGACTGGACGAGCTTGCCGACACCGTTGAGCTGCTGGTCAGCGAGCTGGTCACCAACGCCCTGTGCCACACACGAGGCCCCGTGCGGATGAATCTGCAGGTTCGCGGCGCACGACTGCGGTGCGAGGTCGAGGACACCAACTCCGACGGCCCGGTGCGCCGGTCCGTCTGCGCCGACGCGGAGGGCGGGCGTGGCATGGAAATACTCGACCTGCTCGCGGAAGCCTGGGGCAGTTCCCGCACCGCCACCGGCAAGACCCTGTGGTTCGAACTGTCGGTCCCCGTAACCGCGCAGACCTGCCCGCCCGGCGACCTCTGA
- a CDS encoding TetR family transcriptional regulator, translating into MTSSPSDGLRERKKRATRSALQSSAVALFRRHGPDAVTVEDICADAGVSPRTFFNYFSTKEEAVFLMEEGVPSLIQQRIIDRPGHEAPLEAVRAVLAERLGELTTGGILVGRAALLRERPELLPRIAQTHRAVQDAVIAAVAARTGLPESDLYVCTTAAVAFAAQQAAVACWQPDSGDDAVTVLNRAVALVRNGLSWEPPTH; encoded by the coding sequence GTGACGAGCAGTCCCTCGGACGGGTTGCGTGAGCGCAAGAAGCGGGCGACCAGGAGTGCTCTGCAGAGTTCGGCGGTGGCCCTCTTCCGCCGGCACGGCCCGGATGCCGTGACCGTGGAGGACATCTGCGCGGACGCCGGCGTGTCTCCCCGTACCTTCTTCAACTACTTCTCGACCAAGGAAGAAGCGGTCTTCCTGATGGAGGAGGGCGTTCCCTCCCTGATCCAGCAGCGGATCATCGACCGTCCCGGGCACGAGGCCCCGCTTGAAGCGGTCCGCGCGGTGCTTGCCGAGCGCCTGGGCGAGCTCACCACCGGCGGAATACTTGTGGGGCGTGCAGCTCTGCTGCGCGAGCGCCCTGAACTGCTTCCGCGTATCGCCCAGACGCATCGCGCCGTCCAGGACGCGGTCATCGCGGCAGTGGCGGCTCGCACCGGCCTGCCGGAGAGCGACCTGTACGTCTGCACCACCGCGGCGGTGGCCTTCGCCGCCCAGCAGGCAGCCGTCGCCTGCTGGCAGCCCGACTCCGGCGACGACGCCGTCACCGTGCTCAACCGGGCGGTCGCCTTGGTCCGCAACGGACTGTCCTGGGAGCCGCCGACCCACTGA
- a CDS encoding TetR/AcrR family transcriptional regulator yields MSQTESTAFQRARRPEQVEIRKQTILDAAEALLGEMPIAEISLRELSRRVGLSKTNVVRYFETREAVFLELLRRSQQAWLDTLERDLPPARSAPHHVVCGAIAASLAQRPLLCELWSALATVLERNVSLESVRAFKLSNLEAQVRFAGLVSDRVPGLGDDAARELAALCTVAVAGLWPFANPSPTVLAATEDPRLAGSRIDFATMLSRHLDLLVTGLLHRPATSPTPASRQ; encoded by the coding sequence GTGAGCCAGACCGAGAGCACCGCCTTCCAGCGGGCGCGGCGACCGGAACAGGTCGAGATTCGCAAGCAGACGATTCTCGACGCGGCCGAAGCCCTGCTCGGTGAGATGCCGATCGCGGAGATCAGCCTGCGCGAGCTCAGTCGCCGGGTCGGGCTGTCGAAGACGAACGTCGTCCGCTACTTCGAGACCCGCGAGGCGGTCTTCCTCGAACTCCTGCGCCGCTCCCAGCAGGCATGGCTGGACACCCTTGAACGCGACCTGCCGCCCGCCCGGTCGGCACCGCACCACGTCGTCTGCGGCGCAATCGCGGCTTCCCTGGCGCAGCGGCCGCTGCTGTGCGAGTTGTGGAGCGCACTGGCCACAGTCCTGGAACGCAACGTCTCCCTCGAATCCGTCCGCGCCTTCAAGCTGTCCAATCTGGAAGCTCAGGTGCGCTTCGCCGGCCTGGTCAGCGACCGCGTTCCCGGGCTGGGAGATGACGCCGCCCGGGAACTGGCGGCCCTGTGCACCGTCGCCGTGGCGGGTCTGTGGCCCTTCGCCAACCCCTCCCCCACGGTCCTGGCGGCGACCGAGGACCCGCGCCTGGCCGGATCCCGCATCGACTTCGCCACCATGCTGAGCCGACACCTCGACCTACTGGTCACGGGACTGCTCCACCGCCCCGCCACCTCGCCAACTCCTGCTTCCCGGCAATGA
- a CDS encoding carboxylesterase/lipase family protein — protein sequence MDKRKTNGGWVQGHRPVPDVISFLGIPYAAAPFGGNRFREPRPVQAWEGVRKCKDFGPIAPQSARLPGAPAWSPGDEDILTVNIWAPSSDGGPMPVLVWIHGGAYTFGSSAQPDFDGTALARAGVIVVTFNYRLGFEGFGHLPPGTGSPYPENRGLLDQIAALRWVRDNITAFGGDPANVTLAGQSSGAASAACLMVTEQARGLFRRVIAHSVASPCHSIELAAETTRKVTEAAGIPCTADALVSAAPHTLVAASDRVVDDYRQDPFSGHRHYDPVIYGPVVGDGFLTSDPLSATAAGCAREVDLLVCHTTQEYQLLDAVGSSAKVTTDDQLALFAKDFDLPDTLVPGYRALMPLAPVLDIYLAIFGDLQFSEYSTRLAERHAQSGGRTFLSRFARQRNGPAGAVYAWHCADVPFAFGNLTAKSVEFLISGPPSAEDHRLSRRMLNAWVSFATTGTPGWQPINDLTSSVQTWGTPDGPSQSRAAAIRELWQRADFPLLRP from the coding sequence GTGGATAAGCGCAAGACGAACGGCGGTTGGGTACAAGGCCATCGGCCTGTTCCTGATGTCATCTCCTTTCTCGGTATTCCTTACGCTGCTGCGCCGTTCGGGGGCAATCGGTTCAGGGAACCGCGTCCGGTCCAGGCATGGGAGGGTGTTCGGAAGTGCAAGGATTTCGGCCCCATCGCCCCGCAGTCGGCAAGGCTGCCCGGAGCACCCGCCTGGTCGCCCGGCGACGAGGACATTCTCACGGTCAACATCTGGGCTCCGTCATCCGACGGTGGCCCCATGCCGGTCCTCGTGTGGATCCACGGTGGCGCATACACCTTCGGGTCCTCCGCGCAGCCTGATTTCGACGGCACCGCACTGGCCCGAGCCGGTGTGATCGTGGTGACCTTCAACTACCGACTCGGCTTCGAAGGCTTCGGTCACCTTCCGCCCGGCACCGGGTCGCCGTATCCGGAGAATCGTGGCCTGCTCGACCAGATCGCCGCGCTGCGGTGGGTGCGTGACAACATCACCGCTTTCGGCGGCGATCCGGCAAACGTCACGCTGGCCGGGCAGTCTTCCGGGGCAGCCTCAGCCGCCTGTCTGATGGTGACGGAGCAGGCCCGCGGTCTGTTCCGGCGCGTGATAGCCCACAGCGTCGCGAGCCCTTGCCATTCGATCGAACTCGCTGCCGAGACCACTCGGAAGGTCACCGAGGCAGCCGGCATCCCCTGCACGGCCGATGCCTTGGTGTCCGCCGCTCCGCACACGCTGGTCGCCGCCTCCGACCGGGTCGTCGACGACTACCGGCAGGACCCTTTCTCCGGGCACCGCCACTACGACCCCGTGATATACGGTCCCGTCGTCGGAGATGGCTTCCTGACCAGCGACCCGTTGTCCGCGACGGCCGCCGGATGCGCCCGCGAGGTGGATCTGCTGGTCTGCCACACGACGCAGGAGTACCAGCTGCTCGATGCCGTCGGCAGCAGCGCGAAGGTCACCACCGACGACCAACTGGCACTTTTCGCAAAGGACTTCGACCTCCCCGACACCCTGGTGCCGGGCTACCGTGCACTGATGCCCCTTGCCCCCGTCCTCGACATCTACCTCGCGATCTTTGGTGACTTGCAATTCAGCGAGTACAGCACTCGGCTCGCCGAGCGGCACGCTCAATCCGGCGGACGGACCTTCCTGTCCCGCTTCGCCCGTCAGCGCAACGGTCCAGCAGGAGCGGTGTACGCCTGGCACTGCGCGGACGTCCCCTTCGCGTTCGGCAACCTCACTGCCAAGAGCGTCGAGTTCCTCATCAGCGGACCGCCGAGCGCCGAGGACCACCGACTGTCCCGCCGCATGCTGAACGCATGGGTCAGCTTCGCCACTACCGGCACCCCTGGCTGGCAGCCGATCAACGACTTGACCAGCAGCGTCCAGACCTGGGGCACGCCGGACGGCCCCTCCCAGTCGCGGGCCGCTGCGATCCGCGAGCTGTGGCAACGAGCCGACTTCCCACTCCTGCGGCCATGA
- a CDS encoding MOSC and FAD-binding oxidoreductase domain-containing protein — MATLIAVNVGMPRDVPWKGRVTHTGVWKQPVTGPRMVRKLNIDGDGQGDLAGHGGPNRAVLVYQVDSYRHWRKHLHRDDFTHGQFGENFTVDGLPDDEVCIGDRYRIGDALFEVTQPRVTCYRVGLRMDEPQMPALLVAHGRPGFYFKVLAEGTVQAGDEIVKVSTGPEAMTVAEIDAVLYKPGRSRSQVERALRIPALSPGWKTSMQSLLDDYDSKGWSTGGTGGNTGLTSAATSPPPAWPGFRPLVVTDIARESTSIFSLSLAATDGSPLPVPLPGQFVTVRMRPDPQSGPVIRSYSLSGRPGDAQYRISVKQEPHGLASSYLHRHVAVDDVLDVAAPRGTFTLAEDEAPIVLVSAGVGATPVLAMLHALADSLDPRPVWWVHGARDGTEHPFAHEARTLLSSLPSGRRHVSYSRPRDDDRPGDDYTSTGRLTAQLLEDLAFPPDANAYVCGPVAFMDDMTKALVDCGLDPARIHTETFGSVTAITPGVVPTDAPAPHLPAHPPGPSTGPSVSFARSGLTVSWDAGYGTLLELAEACDVPVQWSCRTGVCHTCETAVVSGRVDYSPDPIDLPAEGNALICCSQPPTDLILDL, encoded by the coding sequence ATGGCCACGCTCATCGCCGTGAATGTCGGGATGCCCCGGGATGTTCCGTGGAAGGGCCGAGTGACGCATACGGGTGTGTGGAAGCAGCCGGTCACGGGGCCGCGGATGGTCAGGAAACTGAACATCGACGGAGACGGCCAGGGTGACCTCGCCGGTCACGGCGGTCCGAACCGGGCAGTGCTGGTGTACCAGGTGGACTCCTATCGGCACTGGCGGAAGCACCTGCACCGCGACGATTTCACTCATGGCCAGTTCGGTGAGAACTTCACCGTGGACGGCCTGCCTGACGACGAAGTCTGCATCGGCGACCGGTACCGCATCGGCGATGCGCTGTTCGAAGTGACGCAGCCCCGGGTGACGTGCTACCGCGTGGGCCTTCGCATGGACGAACCGCAGATGCCCGCCCTGCTGGTCGCCCATGGACGCCCAGGTTTCTACTTCAAGGTGCTGGCCGAGGGAACCGTCCAGGCCGGAGACGAGATCGTCAAAGTCTCCACGGGGCCGGAAGCCATGACCGTCGCGGAGATCGACGCCGTCCTCTACAAACCTGGGCGCTCGCGTTCCCAGGTGGAACGGGCGCTCCGCATTCCCGCGCTCAGCCCCGGCTGGAAGACGTCCATGCAGTCGCTTCTGGACGACTACGACTCGAAAGGCTGGTCGACAGGCGGTACGGGAGGCAATACGGGCCTGACGTCCGCCGCGACCAGCCCGCCGCCGGCCTGGCCGGGCTTCCGTCCCCTGGTGGTCACGGACATCGCTCGGGAGAGCACGAGCATCTTCTCGCTCTCCCTCGCGGCGACCGACGGCAGTCCGCTTCCCGTGCCGCTGCCCGGCCAGTTCGTCACAGTCCGGATGCGCCCCGATCCGCAGAGCGGGCCGGTCATTCGCAGCTATTCCCTGTCCGGTCGCCCCGGAGACGCGCAGTACCGGATCAGCGTCAAACAGGAACCCCATGGCCTGGCCAGCAGTTACTTGCATCGACACGTGGCGGTCGACGACGTCCTGGATGTGGCTGCCCCACGAGGCACATTCACCCTCGCCGAGGACGAGGCACCCATTGTGCTGGTCTCCGCCGGCGTCGGGGCCACGCCGGTGCTCGCCATGCTCCATGCACTGGCCGACAGCCTCGATCCCCGCCCGGTGTGGTGGGTCCACGGAGCACGGGACGGCACGGAGCATCCTTTCGCCCACGAAGCACGCACCCTGCTGTCCAGCCTTCCGTCCGGTCGACGGCATGTCTCGTACAGCCGCCCGCGCGACGACGACCGTCCCGGCGACGACTACACCTCCACCGGCCGGCTCACCGCTCAGCTGCTCGAGGACCTTGCGTTCCCCCCGGACGCGAACGCCTACGTCTGTGGTCCGGTGGCGTTCATGGACGACATGACGAAAGCACTCGTCGACTGCGGCCTGGACCCTGCACGGATCCACACGGAGACCTTCGGATCGGTCACCGCGATTACGCCCGGAGTGGTTCCGACCGATGCGCCGGCCCCGCATCTGCCCGCACATCCACCCGGGCCGAGCACCGGCCCCTCCGTCTCATTCGCCCGCAGCGGTCTGACCGTTTCATGGGACGCCGGCTACGGCACACTTCTGGAACTCGCCGAGGCATGCGACGTCCCCGTGCAGTGGTCGTGCCGCACCGGTGTCTGTCACACCTGTGAGACCGCAGTCGTCTCCGGCCGTGTCGACTACTCTCCCGACCCCATCGACCTTCCGGCCGAGGGCAACGCGCTCATCTGCTGTTCACAGCCACCCACGGATCTCATCCTCGATCTCTGA
- a CDS encoding lipase family protein yields MSRKSTRSRSTFSTTHSVDSPSPRRRRGNMRVPAVMVAAAACTVTYAVPASATQASTPVVSRGVTIPAFYNPPAELPSADGGLIRTEPLPLGLSLPGLDGRPMPGTATRLMYKSTDSDGRPVAVTGSYIEPSAAWKGGGPRPLVAVASGTMGQGDQCAPSLALQYPLTLNGATVSVGYEDLAIYRLLSTGAAVVVTDYVGLGVTDRLHTYVNRLDQGHALLDAARAARAVPGASITPYSRVGLYGYSQGGGASAAAAELQPSYAPEVDLAGTYAGAPPADLTSVMKGIDGSALAGALAWSINGFAQADPDLRNIVEANINTTGRAALKDASTMCVGDAIFGYGFTKSTKWTTSGKSIGDIIAADTRAQAALDKQRIGTLKPAGPVRLATGIQDDIVPHKQARQLAVDWCLKGGNVTYEAIALPDLGDKLLTNHLVPLITDQGDAVSWLTDRLSGKAATSNCWSMPLQR; encoded by the coding sequence GTGAGCCGCAAGAGCACCCGTTCGCGTTCCACTTTCAGCACCACGCACTCGGTGGACTCCCCCAGCCCCCGGCGAAGGCGAGGCAACATGCGAGTGCCGGCCGTCATGGTGGCCGCGGCCGCTTGTACGGTCACCTACGCCGTACCCGCCTCCGCCACCCAGGCGTCGACGCCCGTGGTGTCCCGGGGAGTGACCATTCCCGCCTTCTACAACCCGCCCGCCGAACTGCCGTCCGCAGACGGCGGGCTGATCCGTACCGAACCCCTGCCCCTCGGTCTGAGCCTTCCGGGCCTGGACGGCCGCCCGATGCCGGGCACGGCGACCCGCCTCATGTACAAGTCCACCGACTCCGACGGGCGACCCGTCGCGGTGACCGGCTCGTACATCGAACCCTCGGCGGCGTGGAAGGGGGGCGGGCCAAGGCCGTTGGTGGCGGTGGCTTCGGGCACCATGGGCCAGGGTGACCAGTGCGCACCCTCTCTGGCGCTGCAGTACCCGCTCACCCTGAACGGCGCGACGGTATCGGTCGGCTACGAGGACCTGGCGATCTACCGCCTCCTCTCCACCGGTGCCGCGGTGGTCGTCACCGACTACGTCGGCCTCGGCGTCACCGATCGGCTCCACACCTACGTCAACCGCCTCGACCAGGGGCACGCCCTGCTGGACGCGGCCCGCGCGGCACGCGCCGTGCCAGGAGCGTCGATCACCCCTTATTCACGCGTCGGTCTGTACGGATACAGCCAGGGCGGAGGGGCCAGCGCCGCGGCCGCCGAGCTGCAGCCCTCCTACGCGCCCGAGGTCGATCTGGCCGGTACCTATGCCGGCGCACCACCCGCCGACCTGACCTCGGTCATGAAGGGCATCGACGGGAGTGCCCTGGCCGGTGCGCTGGCCTGGTCGATCAACGGCTTCGCCCAGGCCGACCCCGACCTGCGGAACATCGTCGAGGCCAACATCAACACCACGGGCAGGGCCGCGCTGAAAGACGCGTCGACCATGTGTGTGGGCGATGCGATCTTCGGCTACGGATTCACCAAGAGCACCAAATGGACCACCAGTGGCAAGTCCATCGGAGACATCATCGCGGCCGACACCCGAGCGCAGGCCGCTCTCGACAAGCAGCGCATCGGCACACTCAAGCCCGCCGGCCCGGTGCGCCTGGCAACCGGCATTCAGGACGACATCGTTCCCCACAAGCAAGCACGTCAACTGGCCGTGGACTGGTGCCTCAAGGGCGGTAACGTCACCTACGAAGCCATCGCCCTGCCTGACCTCGGCGACAAGCTCCTCACCAACCACCTCGTGCCCCTCATCACCGACCAGGGCGATGCGGTGTCCTGGCTGACCGACCGCCTCTCGGGCAAGGCGGCCACCTCCAACTGCTGGTCGATGCCGCTACAGCGCTGA
- a CDS encoding carboxypeptidase regulatory-like domain-containing protein: MAEQTEHPPSPSSARTLAEALWFPVALFLCFLFAFAPALHAPQPHHAKVVVAHPAVERRIDSQLRRHHPGGFDVTAVTDGRAARQAVLNRDAVAGFVADRRHPVLYVAKANGMSLELALRDVFTEVATRSHKQLKVVDVAPTASKDLTGSTLVYFGIAWSVPGYMLATTLLRAVTFSRRRKLLTIAGVAALFSVVGNLLGAGLGYIPAAPSAMAISFLLTMAVATSSSGLAPFARQFFPAVGMGLFIVLSIPTSGGVAPAPMLPTFFQHVHAVMPLANAVDALRGVLYFDGAGALKPVLVLCAWIAGGAALLGLDAWLRSRRTTGRYADDEDEVEEPPVDDPASEMPTPTALPVHRHHFGEPIPTLVGTVHDSEHQPVRGAAVTVMDTKGRQLVRTTTNEHGEYAAAGLPEGYLRIVVSSVGRNPLVHQKLLQSGAIVRADFALRSRAVEVSQQAH; this comes from the coding sequence ATGGCAGAACAGACCGAGCACCCCCCGAGTCCGTCCTCGGCGAGAACCCTGGCCGAGGCCCTGTGGTTTCCGGTGGCTCTCTTCCTCTGCTTCCTGTTCGCCTTCGCCCCCGCCCTGCACGCACCGCAGCCGCACCATGCGAAGGTGGTCGTCGCGCATCCCGCCGTCGAGCGGAGGATCGACAGCCAACTGCGGCGGCACCACCCCGGCGGTTTCGACGTCACGGCGGTGACAGACGGCCGGGCAGCCCGGCAGGCCGTGCTGAACCGGGATGCGGTGGCGGGCTTCGTCGCCGACAGACGACATCCGGTGCTTTACGTGGCCAAGGCCAACGGGATGTCGCTCGAGCTGGCGCTGCGCGATGTGTTCACCGAAGTCGCCACCCGGAGCCACAAGCAGCTCAAGGTCGTTGACGTGGCACCCACCGCGAGCAAGGACCTTACGGGCTCGACCCTGGTCTACTTCGGTATTGCCTGGAGCGTCCCCGGCTACATGCTTGCGACCACCCTGCTGCGTGCGGTGACCTTCAGCCGGCGCAGGAAACTGCTGACGATCGCGGGTGTCGCCGCCCTGTTCAGCGTCGTCGGCAACCTGCTCGGCGCGGGGCTGGGCTACATACCCGCCGCCCCCTCCGCCATGGCGATCTCCTTCCTTCTCACCATGGCCGTGGCCACCTCCTCCTCAGGCCTGGCCCCCTTCGCCAGGCAGTTCTTCCCCGCGGTGGGCATGGGTCTGTTCATCGTGCTGAGCATCCCCACCAGCGGCGGCGTGGCGCCCGCTCCGATGCTGCCGACGTTCTTCCAGCACGTGCACGCGGTGATGCCCCTGGCCAACGCGGTCGACGCCCTGCGTGGAGTCCTGTACTTCGACGGGGCCGGCGCGCTCAAGCCGGTGCTGGTGCTGTGCGCGTGGATCGCCGGGGGCGCCGCCCTCCTGGGTCTCGACGCCTGGCTGCGGAGCCGCAGGACCACGGGACGATATGCCGACGACGAGGACGAGGTGGAGGAACCCCCGGTGGACGACCCGGCGTCGGAGATGCCGACACCCACCGCACTCCCCGTCCACCGTCACCACTTCGGTGAGCCGATACCGACGCTGGTCGGCACCGTCCACGACTCCGAGCACCAGCCTGTCCGCGGCGCCGCAGTGACCGTCATGGACACCAAAGGTCGGCAACTGGTGCGTACCACGACCAATGAACACGGGGAGTACGCAGCGGCCGGGCTCCCCGAGGGGTACCTCCGCATCGTGGTCTCGTCCGTCGGCCGGAACCCCCTGGTCCATCAGAAGCTGTTGCAATCCGGTGCGATCGTCCGCGCGGACTTCGCGCTGCGCAGCCGAGCGGTAGAGGTGTCGCAGCAGGCCCATTAG
- a CDS encoding dienelactone hydrolase family protein, with amino-acid sequence MTAVRGTSVDIPTQDGTADAYLTHPDDGAPHPAVLLYMDAYGIRPHLKKMADRVARAGYTVLVPNVFYRHGRAPVVELPDVIDSARRPEIFERLGPIITSLTPDLAMRDADAYLRRLTACPLTTDGPVGIAGYCMGAGLALRTAGTYPERVAAVAGFHGGRLATDSPDSPHLLADRITAEVYFGHADQDPSLPPEQINRLDEALTAGGVRHRCEVYTGAHHGFTQADTAAYDSTADKRHWTALLALLDRTL; translated from the coding sequence ATGACCGCCGTGCGCGGAACATCAGTGGACATCCCGACCCAGGACGGCACCGCCGACGCCTACCTGACCCACCCCGACGACGGCGCGCCCCATCCCGCGGTCCTGCTCTACATGGACGCCTACGGAATCCGCCCTCACCTGAAGAAGATGGCCGACCGCGTCGCCCGAGCCGGATACACCGTCCTGGTTCCCAACGTCTTCTACCGCCATGGGCGAGCTCCGGTGGTCGAACTGCCCGACGTCATCGACTCGGCCCGCCGCCCGGAGATCTTCGAGCGTCTCGGCCCCATCATTACGTCACTGACACCCGATCTGGCGATGCGCGACGCGGACGCCTACCTGCGCCGGCTGACCGCCTGCCCCCTGACCACCGACGGGCCTGTCGGCATCGCGGGCTACTGCATGGGCGCCGGCCTCGCCCTGCGCACCGCCGGCACCTACCCGGAGCGAGTCGCGGCCGTGGCCGGATTCCATGGCGGCCGCCTGGCCACCGACTCACCCGACAGCCCGCACCTGCTCGCCGACCGGATCACCGCGGAGGTGTACTTCGGCCACGCCGACCAGGACCCCTCGCTACCTCCCGAGCAGATCAACCGTCTCGACGAGGCCCTCACCGCAGGGGGCGTACGCCACCGTTGCGAGGTCTACACCGGGGCCCATCACGGCTTCACCCAGGCCGACACCGCTGCCTACGACAGCACAGCGGACAAGCGCCACTGGACCGCACTGTTGGCGCTCCTGGACCGCACCCTCTGA
- a CDS encoding TetR/AcrR family transcriptional regulator, with product MPRPADPAKRADLLSRVRSYLLRNGLAGLSLRPLALELGTSDRMLLYYFGTKEHMVAEALSMDDRRPLLRIRGVRDSSDAPEDAAGLRRLLEELWEEFHSPDRRALMPLQFELMTASVLHPDRYGPLMRDLIAEWTDVFAPFFVRLGMSDERARNEATLVFDAILGLLYGSLADGDWDRAAVAFDTLLDRLESGWTPDGA from the coding sequence ATGCCACGGCCGGCCGACCCAGCCAAGCGAGCGGACCTGTTGAGCCGCGTCCGCTCGTACCTGCTCCGCAACGGACTCGCGGGCCTGTCCCTGCGCCCACTGGCCCTGGAGCTGGGCACCAGCGACCGCATGCTCCTCTATTACTTCGGCACCAAGGAGCACATGGTCGCGGAAGCGCTGTCCATGGATGACCGGCGCCCGCTCCTGCGCATTCGCGGTGTACGCGACTCCTCCGACGCCCCCGAGGATGCGGCGGGCCTGCGGCGCCTCCTGGAAGAGCTGTGGGAGGAGTTCCACAGTCCGGACCGCCGCGCCTTGATGCCACTCCAGTTCGAATTGATGACGGCCAGCGTGCTCCACCCGGACCGGTACGGGCCCCTCATGCGCGATCTGATCGCCGAGTGGACGGACGTGTTCGCCCCGTTCTTCGTCCGCCTCGGCATGTCCGACGAACGCGCCCGGAACGAGGCCACCCTGGTGTTCGATGCCATCCTCGGACTGCTCTACGGGTCGCTCGCCGACGGCGACTGGGACCGGGCGGCGGTTGCCTTCGACACCCTGCTCGACCGCCTTGAATCCGGCTGGACTCCCGACGGCGCCTAG
- a CDS encoding alpha/beta fold hydrolase has translation MTPLAIFGPRHRILRAHVTVAGCALALCMASAAPADGDTSGAKPTVVLVHGAFVDGSSWDGVIARLERSGYTVIAPANPLRGLYHDSTHIASVLDSIKGPVVLVGHSYGGAVISSAAADKPQVTSLVYVSALMPDVGESGMSLAARFPSGLGTATRSVPYRENGRSGTDLYLKHDKIHQVFAADLPGSEVNLLGVTQRPVATTAFSEKAKVAAWKAIPSWALVGRQDKTINPDQERFQAKRAGAHTVEINSSHVSLIAHPEAVTNLILKAAAGSSSAQPSLATTGSVHDARVEAGIAGASLVVGTGAVLLGRRLRRRLP, from the coding sequence ATGACCCCATTGGCGATCTTCGGCCCACGGCATCGAATACTGCGTGCACACGTCACCGTGGCCGGATGTGCCCTTGCCCTGTGCATGGCCTCGGCGGCCCCCGCGGATGGCGACACTTCGGGTGCGAAACCCACCGTGGTCCTGGTGCACGGGGCGTTCGTGGACGGCTCCAGCTGGGACGGGGTCATCGCGCGGCTCGAGCGCAGCGGATACACCGTCATCGCGCCCGCCAACCCACTGCGCGGCCTGTACCACGACTCCACCCATATCGCCTCGGTACTGGACAGCATCAAGGGCCCGGTCGTGCTGGTGGGTCATTCCTACGGGGGCGCCGTGATCAGCTCCGCCGCGGCCGACAAACCCCAGGTGACGTCGTTGGTGTATGTGTCGGCCCTGATGCCCGATGTGGGCGAGAGCGGCATGTCCCTGGCCGCGCGGTTCCCCAGCGGACTGGGCACCGCCACCAGGTCCGTCCCGTACCGGGAGAACGGCCGGAGCGGGACCGACCTGTACCTCAAGCACGACAAGATCCACCAGGTCTTCGCAGCCGACCTGCCGGGGAGCGAGGTCAATCTGCTGGGGGTCACCCAGCGACCTGTCGCCACGACTGCCTTCTCCGAGAAGGCCAAGGTCGCGGCGTGGAAGGCCATCCCGTCCTGGGCACTCGTCGGCCGGCAGGACAAGACCATCAACCCGGATCAGGAACGCTTCCAGGCGAAACGCGCCGGTGCGCACACGGTGGAGATCAACTCCTCGCATGTGTCCTTGATCGCCCACCCCGAGGCGGTCACCAACCTGATCCTGAAGGCGGCTGCGGGTTCCTCCTCCGCCCAACCGTCCTTGGCGACCACCGGGTCCGTGCACGACGCCCGCGTCGAGGCCGGCATCGCCGGGGCGTCCCTGGTCGTCGGCACAGGAGCCGTCCTCCTCGGCCGCCGGCTGCGACGCCGTCTCCCCTGA
- a CDS encoding 50S ribosomal protein bL37, whose product MAKRGNKRRARKKKKANHGKRPNA is encoded by the coding sequence ATGGCCAAGCGAGGGAACAAGCGACGCGCCCGCAAGAAGAAGAAGGCCAATCACGGCAAGCGTCCCAACGCCTGA